GCCGGTGGCCTCGGTCCTAACCGTCGTCGGGGCCGTCGTGGTTCTTTTTGCGGGAATCGTCTGGGCTACGAGACTGTTCCGGTAATGCTCCAAACGCCGATACCCTGTTATGAGCACGGTTGAAGGAGGCCCAGACATGTTACGCTTGAACGGCCTAACTCGTTATTTAAAAGGCATTTACGGTGTTTATTCGCCTCCGGGCGTGAAGGTGGAGCCGGGTAAGTCTTTTTGTCCTTGAAAGCCCCCCTTCGCCCGATATTCTAGACCTGCCCAGGGCTTCGGCGCCCCGCGTGTTTCCCCCCAGCACGCAACCGAACCCTGGGCTTTTTTTTGTCCCGGGATAAACCGTGGTTGTGGGCTATGACACGGCGGCGATTGGGGCCGTGCAATCAGCACTGGCGGCACAAATGTTAAAACTTCATTCTCTTCGCGCTTCGGCCGGCACGGACGAGACTGGCACGGGCAGAACGCCTGACCTATTCTTTAATTCATGACAATATCGACGGTCCCCAGCACCATACCGAACGGCCGAGCGGACGAATCAAGGCCCGATCGCACACCGTCTGCAGAATTCTTAAAGCGATTCAGAGCGATCAAGAGGCCGCTGATCGTGGGGCATGTCACGCCGGATGCCGACTGCATCGGATCGATGTTCGGCCTGGCGATGGCACTTCGACAACAGGGCATCGACGCGCATGTCGGATTGCCGACGGGCTGCGTATCAGGCAAGATCACGTTTATGCTGGAACTTGCGGCATCGGTCCCGCAAGTCGGGGCCTGGCAGCCAGACGGGCCATTCGATGCACTGATCGTGGTGGATACGGCGTCCGAGAAGCGGATCAACATCCAGCCGCAACCCGCGATGACCGACGGCCCGGCGACATTCAACATCGATCATCACATTACCAATATCGATTTTGCGCAGAGCAACTGGGTCGATCCGCATTCCAGCAGCGCCAGTGAGATGATCGCGATATTGCTGCGATCGCTGGACATTCAGCCCTCCGCGCAGACGGCCTCGCTTCTGTATGCCGGGATTTATGGGGACACCGGTGGATTCTCATTTCCGGCGACCAGCGCGGACTCGCTGCACATCGCCGCGGAGCTGGTCCGGGCCGGGGCCGACGTGGCCCACATCGGCGAGCAACTTTGCCGGTCGCAGAATCGCAGCGACTTCGAGCTATTGCGGCGCGTGTACGACCACACAACGGTGGTCGCGGACGGGCGCATCGCCTACAGCTACCTTTCCTACAAGGACATCACCGAGGCGGGGTGCAAGGCGGATGACATCGACGACCAGGTCTCGATTCCGCGGGCCCTGCGCGGGGTGCGTCTGGCGATGCTCTTTTCAGAGGGTGAGCCGGGGGTGATCCGCATCAACCTGCGCGGCGAGGGCAAGGTGACGGTGGTGGAACTGGCCCAGCGATTCGGCGGCGGCGGCCACGCCCAATCGGCGGGCGTGCGAATGAAGAACAAGCCGATGCCAGCCGTGATCGATGAAATGGTGAAGGCGGCCACTGAGCATTTGGCTTCGTTCGGCCTGATCTAGGCGCCGCGCGGCGGGGGACGATCAATACTTGAAATGGCGGATCGGCTCGCCCTGGCGATCGATGTGCGTCATGGCCTCGATGCCGATCTGAAGGTGCAGCTCGCTCCACTCCTTGGTTACGTGAACGTCACTTTCTTCCGTCTTCACGCCATCGGGGGTAATCGGTACATCGGAAACGAGCAGAAGGGCGCCCCGGGAGATTTCATTCTTGTGGCCGACGATGAAGATCGTGGCGGTTTCCATGTCGATGGCGATGGCGGTGACGAGTTGGAGGCGATTCTGGAATTCTTCATCATGCTCCCAGACGCGGCGATTGGTGGTGTAGATGACGCCGGTTCGGTAATCCAAGCCGTGCTGAAGGATCTTCTCGGAGACGAACTTGTGGAGCTTAAAGGAGGGCAGGGCCGGGACTTCAGGTGGGAAATAGTCGTCGGATGTGCCTTCGCCCCGAATCGCCCCGATCGGAAGGATAAAGTGGCCGATCTCGGTGGTGCGCTTCAGGCCGCCGCACTTGCCGAGAAAGAGGACGCCCTTGGGGGCGCGGGCCGTGAGCAGATCCATGATGATGGCGGCGTTCGGTGAGCCGATGCCGAAATTGACGATCGAGAGGCCGGCGGAATTTGTCGCGGCCTGCATCGGCCGCCCAAGACCGAAAACGTCGCACTTGAAGCGATCGGCGAAGCGCCCCACATAGTGAGAGAAATTTGTGAGGAGGACATAGTCGCCGAAGCCGTCAATCGGCATGCCGGTATAGCGGGGTAGCCAGCTCTTAGCGATTTCGAGTTTCGTGGGCAAGGTGTCGTCGTCCAGGTCAGTAACCGTTCCGGTCATCATACCATATGGCGTGTCGTTTGCCGAGAGGCCGAGGTGTCTTGGCGGCGCGACGGTCCATCAAGAAAGACAGCCCTCGCGCTACTTTTGGTAGACACGAGGGCCGCTCGAACACGCCTAGATTTAGAGACGTCCAGCTATTAGAGGACTCGACAATTCCGGCGACTTCTCCGCAGGCCGGCGAGACCGGCAAGGACCAGCAAGCCGATGGTGCCCGGCTCGGGGACCGGCGTGAGGGTCATTGGCTGGAAGGAATCCTGGGCGAGGATTTCGGTGCGGAGTTCGCGGGTTTCGTCGCCGAGGACGTTGCCGAAATAGGTAACGCCTTCAGCTGATGGTTCGAGTAGGGAGTGGATCAGTTCGAAATCGCCGTCCACCATCTCGGTGAGGAGGCTTTGGAACATGACCATCGACTGCAAGGGATCGGCGCCGGGGATGGTGTTGAAGACGCGATTCATGCCGTCGATGCTCACGAGGACCGCGCCATCACCGGCAGCGTGGCCACCGGTGAATGACAGAGTCGCCCCGCCGTTGTCGCCGCGCACGGTCCCGACGCGGGCGCCGTCCTGAAAGGCGGT
This genomic stretch from Planctomycetia bacterium harbors:
- a CDS encoding bifunctional oligoribonuclease/PAP phosphatase NrnA; this translates as MGHVTPDADCIGSMFGLAMALRQQGIDAHVGLPTGCVSGKITFMLELAASVPQVGAWQPDGPFDALIVVDTASEKRINIQPQPAMTDGPATFNIDHHITNIDFAQSNWVDPHSSSASEMIAILLRSLDIQPSAQTASLLYAGIYGDTGGFSFPATSADSLHIAAELVRAGADVAHIGEQLCRSQNRSDFELLRRVYDHTTVVADGRIAYSYLSYKDITEAGCKADDIDDQVSIPRALRGVRLAMLFSEGEPGVIRINLRGEGKVTVVELAQRFGGGGHAQSAGVRMKNKPMPAVIDEMVKAATEHLASFGLI
- a CDS encoding AMP nucleosidase is translated as MPTKLEIAKSWLPRYTGMPIDGFGDYVLLTNFSHYVGRFADRFKCDVFGLGRPMQAATNSAGLSIVNFGIGSPNAAIIMDLLTARAPKGVLFLGKCGGLKRTTEIGHFILPIGAIRGEGTSDDYFPPEVPALPSFKLHKFVSEKILQHGLDYRTGVIYTTNRRVWEHDEEFQNRLQLVTAIAIDMETATIFIVGHKNEISRGALLLVSDVPITPDGVKTEESDVHVTKEWSELHLQIGIEAMTHIDRQGEPIRHFKY
- a CDS encoding PEP-CTERM sorting domain-containing protein yields the protein MNLSINNKRANSSRLAALSVLLVVTAATQALGATRTINFVNNTGQNVDDLHLNLANGSTVDFAQTTPFQNERGVDGGTNHNLYGANVAANGTATVRLTSGSNKIKLNSWWWTLGGTAFQDGARVGTVRGDNGGATLSFTGGHAAGDGAVLVSIDGMNRVFNTIPGADPLQSMVMFQSLLTEMVDGDFELIHSLLEPSAEGVTYFGNVLGDETRELRTEILAQDSFQPMTLTPVPEPGTIGLLVLAGLAGLRRSRRNCRVL